Proteins co-encoded in one Bacillus infantis NRRL B-14911 genomic window:
- a CDS encoding alpha/beta hydrolase — protein MKIVAPKPFTFEGGKRAVLLLHGFTGNTADVRMLGRFLQTKGYTCHAPQYKGHGVPPEELVHTGPEDWWKDVMEGYELLKGQGYEEIAVAGLSLGGVFSLKLGYTVPIKGIVPMCAPMYIKSEEVMYQGILHYASEYKRLEGKSPEQIEQEMAEFRKTPMETLKALQELIADVRNHVDMIYSPTFVAQARHDAMINTDSANIIFSEVENDNKKLKWYEESGHVITLDKEKDQLHEDVYQFLESLDWTV, from the coding sequence ATGAAGATTGTTGCACCGAAACCATTTACCTTTGAAGGCGGAAAAAGGGCTGTCCTGCTTTTGCACGGCTTTACAGGCAATACTGCGGATGTCAGGATGCTTGGACGGTTTTTGCAGACCAAGGGGTATACCTGCCATGCGCCACAGTATAAGGGACACGGGGTGCCGCCTGAAGAGCTGGTCCATACCGGGCCTGAGGACTGGTGGAAGGATGTTATGGAAGGCTATGAGCTGCTGAAGGGACAGGGCTATGAAGAGATTGCAGTTGCCGGGCTTTCGCTTGGCGGGGTATTTTCCTTGAAATTAGGTTACACTGTTCCTATAAAGGGTATCGTTCCAATGTGTGCACCAATGTATATTAAGAGCGAGGAAGTCATGTATCAGGGCATCCTTCACTATGCCAGCGAGTATAAGAGGCTTGAAGGCAAATCCCCTGAGCAGATTGAACAGGAAATGGCTGAATTCAGGAAAACTCCGATGGAGACACTTAAAGCGCTGCAGGAGCTGATCGCCGATGTGAGGAATCATGTGGACATGATCTATTCCCCAACCTTTGTGGCTCAGGCCCGTCATGATGCCATGATCAATACCGACAGCGCGAACATCATCTTCAGCGAAGTGGAGAATGATAATAAAAAGCTGAAATGGTATGAAGAGTCCGGCCACGTCATCACATTGGACAAGGAAAAGGATCAGCTGCATGAGGATGTATATCAGTTCCTGGAATCGCTGGATTGGACTGTTTAA
- the secG gene encoding preprotein translocase subunit SecG, translating to MYTLLITLLIIVSVALIVVVLLQSGKSAGLSGAISGGAEQLFGKQKARGLDLILHRVTIVLSVLFFVLTIAVAYFVK from the coding sequence ATGTACACATTATTAATTACGCTGTTGATTATTGTTTCAGTTGCTCTTATAGTTGTTGTACTTCTTCAATCAGGGAAAAGTGCGGGTCTTTCCGGCGCGATTTCAGGTGGTGCCGAGCAGCTTTTCGGCAAGCAAAAGGCGCGCGGGCTTGATCTTATACTCCACCGTGTGACGATTGTGTTATCTGTACTGTTTTTTGTTTTAACAATTGCTGTCGCTTATTTTGTAAAATAA
- a CDS encoding nuclease-related domain-containing protein gives MIVKELTVPKRILALEALLRRLEEGSPDWHRVKEDLAKRWAGYYGELSLDYYLQMLPEKEYLVLHDLRLGLSGSFFQIDLLVLHAHFALILEVKNILGTLVFDKQFSQMIRTQDEKEEGFPDPIAQAEHHKKQLARWLAERSIPLPVESLVVISKPSTVLKANSPAISRTVIHSHRLLGKIEDLSGRYQQALLDARELRKTSRLLIKHHTPEKIDILSRMRVSRENVRMGVHCGGCGHIPVIRVYGTWFCPKCGLKDKSAHIAALKDYFLLFGKEITNGGFREFAGVESVHTASNILASSNLVVSGRGKGRKYSAPADWWNG, from the coding sequence ATGATTGTTAAAGAATTAACAGTACCAAAGCGGATTTTAGCCCTGGAAGCTCTGCTGCGCCGGCTGGAGGAAGGGAGTCCTGACTGGCACCGTGTTAAGGAAGATCTTGCGAAACGCTGGGCGGGCTACTATGGTGAATTGTCTTTGGATTATTATTTGCAGATGCTGCCGGAAAAAGAGTATCTGGTACTGCATGATCTGCGGCTCGGCCTGTCCGGCAGCTTTTTTCAAATTGATCTACTTGTGCTGCATGCTCATTTTGCATTAATCCTGGAGGTTAAAAACATACTTGGCACCCTTGTATTCGATAAGCAATTCAGCCAGATGATCCGCACCCAGGATGAAAAAGAAGAAGGCTTCCCCGATCCGATCGCTCAGGCAGAACATCATAAAAAACAGCTGGCCCGCTGGTTAGCGGAACGCAGCATCCCTCTCCCCGTCGAATCCCTCGTTGTTATCAGCAAACCATCCACTGTCCTCAAAGCGAACTCCCCAGCCATCAGCAGAACGGTCATCCACAGCCACCGCCTCCTTGGGAAGATAGAAGACTTGAGCGGCCGCTATCAACAAGCGCTCCTGGATGCGAGAGAGCTGAGAAAAACCTCTAGATTGTTGATCAAACACCATACACCTGAAAAAATTGATATTCTGTCCAGGATGAGAGTCAGCCGGGAGAATGTGAGGATGGGTGTCCATTGCGGCGGCTGCGGCCATATTCCGGTTATAAGGGTATATGGTACTTGGTTTTGCCCGAAATGCGGGTTGAAGGACAAGTCAGCGCATATCGCAGCTTTGAAGGACTACTTCCTTTTGTTTGGGAAGGAGATTACGAATGGGGGATTTCGGGAGTTTGCGGGGGTGGAATCCGTCCATACAGCTTCAAATATACTAGCAAGCTCAAATTTAGTGGTCTCAGGCAGAGGAAAAGGGCGCAAATACAGCGCACCAGCAGATTGGTGGAATGGGTAA
- the eno gene encoding phosphopyruvate hydratase gives MPFIQHVYAREVLDSRGNPTVEVEVLTESGFFGRAIVPSGASTGEHEAVELRDGDKSRYLGKGVQNAVDNVNNLISEAIIGMDVTDQVGIDRTMIELDGTENKGKLGANAILGVSMACAHAAAESVGLPLYRYLGGFNAKQLPTPMMNIINGGSHADNNVDFQEFMILPVGAPTFKEAIRMGAEVFHALKKVLSGKGLNTAVGDEGGFAPNLGSNREALEVIIEAIKSAGYEPGKDILLGMDVASSEFYNKETGKYDLAGEGRTGLSSEDMVNFYEELVNEFPILSIEDGLDENDWEGHKLLTDRIGGKVQLVGDDLFVTNTKKLAQGIEQGVGNSILIKVNQIGTLTETFEAIEMAKRAGYTAVVSHRSGETEDATIADIAVATNAGQIKTGSMSRTDRIAKYNQLLRIEDELGDLAVYDGLKSFYNLKK, from the coding sequence ATGCCATTTATCCAGCACGTATATGCCCGCGAAGTATTAGATTCCCGCGGTAACCCAACAGTTGAAGTAGAAGTATTAACAGAATCAGGATTCTTTGGAAGAGCAATCGTTCCTTCAGGAGCATCAACAGGCGAGCACGAAGCAGTTGAGCTTCGCGACGGCGACAAGTCCCGCTACCTTGGAAAAGGTGTTCAAAACGCAGTGGACAACGTAAACAACCTGATCTCAGAAGCGATCATCGGCATGGATGTAACTGACCAAGTCGGAATCGACCGCACAATGATCGAGCTTGACGGTACTGAAAACAAAGGCAAATTGGGCGCTAACGCAATCCTTGGCGTATCCATGGCTTGTGCACACGCTGCAGCTGAATCTGTAGGCCTGCCATTATACCGTTACCTTGGCGGATTCAACGCGAAGCAGCTTCCAACTCCAATGATGAACATCATCAATGGCGGATCACATGCTGACAACAACGTTGACTTCCAGGAATTCATGATCCTTCCTGTAGGAGCTCCTACTTTCAAGGAAGCAATCCGCATGGGTGCTGAAGTATTCCACGCGCTTAAGAAAGTTCTTTCAGGCAAAGGCCTTAACACAGCAGTCGGCGACGAAGGCGGATTCGCTCCAAACCTTGGTTCCAACCGCGAAGCACTTGAAGTCATCATCGAAGCAATCAAGAGTGCCGGCTATGAGCCAGGCAAAGACATTCTTCTTGGCATGGACGTTGCTTCTTCTGAGTTCTACAACAAAGAAACAGGCAAATACGATCTTGCAGGCGAAGGCCGCACTGGCTTATCTTCAGAAGATATGGTTAACTTCTACGAAGAGCTGGTAAACGAATTCCCAATCCTTTCAATCGAAGACGGACTGGATGAAAACGACTGGGAAGGCCACAAGCTTCTGACTGACCGCATCGGCGGAAAAGTTCAGCTTGTCGGAGATGACCTTTTCGTAACTAACACTAAGAAGCTTGCACAAGGTATCGAGCAGGGCGTTGGCAACTCCATCCTGATCAAAGTGAACCAGATCGGTACACTGACTGAAACCTTCGAAGCAATCGAAATGGCTAAGCGCGCAGGCTACACTGCAGTTGTATCCCACCGTTCAGGTGAAACAGAAGATGCCACAATCGCTGACATCGCTGTTGCAACAAACGCAGGCCAAATTAAAACTGGTTCTATGAGCCGTACAGACCGCATCGCGAAATACAACCAGCTCCTTCGCATCGAAGACGAGCTTGGCGATCTGGCTGTATATGATGGACTGAAATCTTTTTATAACCTGAAGAAGTAA
- the gpmI gene encoding 2,3-bisphosphoglycerate-independent phosphoglycerate mutase produces MSKSPVALIILDGFALRGERMGNAVAQANKPNFERYWNKYPHSTLQASGEAVGLPEGQMGNSEVGHLNIGAGRIVYQSLTRVNVAIREGEFEKNQTFLDAINHAKENDKALHLFGLLSDGGVHSHIHHLYALLKLAADEGLKKVYIHGFLDGRDVGPKTAEKYIKEAQEKIKEYGVGEFATISGRYYSMDRDKRWDRVEKSYRAMVYGDGPSYSDPLDLVEDNYKNGIFDEFVIPSVITRENGEPVATIEDNDSVIFYNFRPDRAIQISNTFTNKDFRSFDRGPGHPQNLHFVCFTHFSETVDGYVAFKPNNLDNTVGEVLAQNNLKQLRIAETEKYPHVTFFMSGGREEKFPGEERILINSPKVATYDLQPEMSAYEVTDALVKEIEADNFDAIILNFANPDMVGHSGMLEPTVKAIETVDECLGRIVDLIIQKGGHAIITADHGNADEVVTLEGNPMTAHTTNPVPVIVTKEGDELREDGILADLAPTMLDLLGVEKPVEMTGTTILKK; encoded by the coding sequence ATGAGTAAATCCCCAGTAGCACTGATTATCCTGGACGGATTCGCCCTGCGCGGTGAACGGATGGGAAACGCAGTTGCTCAAGCGAACAAACCGAACTTTGAGCGTTATTGGAACAAATATCCCCACTCTACCCTGCAGGCAAGCGGAGAAGCAGTCGGCCTTCCTGAAGGGCAGATGGGGAACTCGGAAGTAGGACACCTGAATATCGGTGCCGGAAGGATCGTCTACCAGAGCCTGACAAGGGTGAATGTGGCCATCCGTGAAGGCGAGTTTGAAAAGAATCAAACCTTTTTAGACGCAATTAACCATGCGAAGGAGAACGATAAAGCTCTCCATCTGTTTGGCCTTTTGTCCGACGGCGGTGTCCACAGCCATATCCACCACCTGTACGCCCTGCTGAAGCTTGCAGCTGATGAGGGACTGAAAAAGGTATATATCCACGGTTTCCTTGACGGCCGAGACGTCGGTCCGAAAACAGCCGAGAAATATATCAAAGAAGCACAGGAAAAAATCAAGGAATATGGAGTAGGCGAATTTGCGACCATCTCAGGGCGCTACTATTCCATGGACCGCGACAAGCGCTGGGACCGTGTGGAGAAATCCTACCGTGCGATGGTGTACGGAGATGGACCATCTTATTCCGATCCGCTTGATCTTGTCGAAGACAACTACAAAAACGGAATCTTTGACGAGTTCGTCATTCCATCCGTGATTACAAGGGAAAACGGTGAGCCGGTGGCAACGATTGAAGACAATGACTCAGTCATTTTCTACAACTTCCGCCCTGACCGTGCGATCCAGATTTCCAATACATTCACAAACAAAGATTTCAGATCCTTTGACAGGGGCCCAGGGCACCCGCAGAATCTGCACTTTGTCTGCTTCACCCACTTCAGCGAAACCGTTGACGGCTATGTAGCATTCAAGCCAAACAACCTGGACAACACGGTCGGCGAGGTTTTGGCCCAGAACAATCTTAAACAGCTGCGCATCGCTGAAACTGAGAAATACCCGCACGTAACATTCTTTATGAGCGGCGGGCGTGAAGAGAAATTCCCAGGCGAAGAACGGATCCTCATCAATTCGCCAAAAGTGGCAACCTATGATCTTCAGCCTGAAATGAGTGCATATGAAGTAACCGATGCCCTCGTGAAAGAAATAGAAGCAGATAACTTTGATGCTATCATCCTGAACTTTGCTAATCCTGATATGGTCGGGCACTCCGGAATGCTCGAGCCGACAGTGAAAGCAATCGAAACTGTGGATGAATGCCTTGGCCGCATTGTTGACCTGATCATTCAAAAAGGCGGTCATGCCATCATCACAGCTGACCATGGAAATGCAGACGAAGTTGTCACCCTTGAAGGCAATCCAATGACAGCACACACCACTAATCCGGTGCCTGTCATCGTAACAAAAGAAGGGGATGAGCTGCGCGAGGACGGAATCCTTGCTGATCTTGCCCCAACCATGCTTGACCTGCTCGGAGTTGAAAAGCCGGTTGAAATGACCGGTACAACGATTTTAAAAAAATAA
- the tpiA gene encoding triose-phosphate isomerase gives MRKSIIAGNWKMHKTLPEAKSFLEEINGLVPSKEDVDTVVCAPALFLERLVESAEGHDVAIGAQNMHFEESGAFTGEISPKALQDIGVSYVVLGHSERREMFNETDEAVNKKTLAAFNYNLTPIVCVGESLEQRENGETTEIVGSQVKKALAGLTEDQVKQTVIAYEPIWAIGTGKSSTSADANEVCAHIRQVVGEEFSTAAAEAVRIQYGGSVKPENIKEYMAQPDIDGALVGGASLEPNSFLQLLEAGKNE, from the coding sequence ATGCGTAAATCAATTATTGCAGGCAACTGGAAAATGCATAAAACCCTGCCTGAAGCGAAAAGCTTCTTAGAGGAAATCAACGGCCTTGTACCTTCAAAGGAAGATGTTGATACAGTCGTTTGTGCTCCAGCTTTATTCTTAGAGCGACTTGTTGAAAGTGCAGAAGGCCATGACGTCGCAATCGGCGCCCAAAATATGCACTTTGAAGAAAGCGGTGCTTTCACAGGCGAAATCAGCCCGAAAGCCCTTCAGGACATTGGTGTATCTTATGTAGTGCTTGGTCACTCAGAGCGCCGTGAAATGTTCAACGAAACAGACGAAGCTGTTAACAAAAAGACTTTGGCTGCGTTCAACTACAACCTGACACCGATTGTTTGTGTCGGCGAATCGCTCGAACAGCGCGAAAACGGCGAAACAACTGAAATCGTCGGCAGCCAGGTGAAAAAAGCCCTTGCCGGCCTGACAGAAGACCAGGTGAAGCAGACTGTTATCGCTTATGAGCCTATCTGGGCAATTGGGACAGGCAAATCTTCCACTTCTGCGGATGCAAACGAAGTTTGCGCCCATATCCGCCAGGTGGTAGGCGAGGAGTTCTCAACTGCGGCAGCTGAGGCAGTCCGCATCCAGTACGGCGGAAGCGTTAAGCCGGAAAACATCAAAGAATACATGGCCCAGCCTGATATCGATGGTGCACTGGTCGGAGGGGCGAGCCTTGAGCCGAACTCATTCCTTCAATTACTGGAGGCAGGCAAGAATGAGTAA
- a CDS encoding phosphoglycerate kinase, whose translation MNKKSVKDIDLKGKRVFCRVDFNVPMKDGSITDETRITAALPTIQYLTEQGAKVILASHLGRPKGQAVEELRLTPVAKRLSELLGKDVKKADEAYGEAVQGLVSEMAEGDVLLLENVRFYPGEEKNDPELAKAFAELADVYVNDAFGAAHRAHASTEGIAHHLPAVSGLLMEKELDVLGKAMSNPERPFTAIVGGAKVKDKIGVIENLLDKVDNLIIGGGLAYTFVKAQGHEIGKSLLEEDKIDLADSFMKKAEEKGVKFYMPVDVLVADDFSEDANIKEVSIEEIPSDWEALDIGPKTRAIYQDVIKSSKLVIWNGPMGVFELNAFAGGTKAVAEALAESQDTYSVIGGGDSAAAVEKFDLADKMSHISTGGGASLEFIEGKELPGVTALNDK comes from the coding sequence GTGAACAAAAAAAGCGTAAAAGACATTGATTTAAAAGGTAAACGCGTTTTTTGCCGTGTGGACTTTAACGTGCCGATGAAAGATGGCTCTATTACGGACGAAACTCGCATCACAGCAGCTCTTCCTACCATTCAGTACTTGACTGAACAGGGAGCTAAAGTCATCCTTGCAAGCCACCTTGGCCGTCCAAAAGGCCAGGCAGTAGAAGAACTGCGCCTTACACCAGTTGCCAAGCGCTTATCAGAGCTGTTGGGCAAGGATGTAAAGAAAGCAGACGAAGCCTACGGTGAAGCTGTACAAGGGTTGGTTTCCGAAATGGCTGAGGGCGATGTTCTCCTTCTTGAAAACGTCCGCTTCTACCCTGGTGAGGAAAAGAATGATCCTGAGCTGGCAAAGGCGTTTGCAGAACTTGCGGATGTGTATGTAAATGACGCATTCGGCGCTGCCCACCGTGCCCATGCTTCAACTGAAGGCATTGCACACCATCTTCCGGCTGTTTCCGGCCTGCTGATGGAAAAGGAACTGGACGTTCTTGGAAAAGCGATGTCCAATCCGGAGCGCCCGTTTACGGCAATTGTCGGCGGAGCGAAGGTAAAGGACAAAATCGGTGTTATCGAAAACCTGCTTGATAAGGTAGATAATCTGATCATCGGCGGAGGTCTTGCTTATACGTTCGTTAAAGCACAAGGCCACGAAATCGGGAAATCCCTTCTTGAAGAAGACAAAATCGATCTTGCCGATTCGTTCATGAAAAAGGCAGAGGAAAAAGGCGTTAAATTCTATATGCCTGTCGATGTGCTTGTTGCGGATGATTTCTCCGAGGATGCCAATATTAAAGAAGTTTCCATTGAAGAAATCCCTTCAGACTGGGAAGCGCTTGATATCGGTCCGAAGACTCGTGCCATCTATCAGGATGTCATCAAATCAAGCAAGCTTGTCATCTGGAACGGCCCTATGGGTGTGTTTGAACTGAATGCATTTGCAGGCGGAACGAAAGCAGTAGCCGAAGCCCTTGCTGAATCCCAGGATACATATTCGGTAATCGGCGGCGGAGACTCTGCGGCTGCAGTCGAAAAGTTTGATCTTGCTGATAAAATGAGCCATATCTCAACAGGCGGCGGCGCTTCCCTCGAATTCATCGAAGGAAAAGAGCTTCCTGGTGTAACGGCTTTAAATGATAAATAA